From candidate division WOR-3 bacterium:
GGTGTCGGTGACCCAAGAGTTGGTGGCGACCCATTATTAGAAGAAGCAATCTTCAAACTTAAAGTTGGAGAAATCTCTGATGTCCTCAAATCCCAAGAAGGATACCAAATTGTTAAACTGATTGATAAGAAAAAAGTAAAAAAAGACATCTCGTTAGCCGAAGTTGAAGACTATATCAACTCGGTTTTACAATACAAGAAAAGCCGAGAAATGCTTGAAGCCTTACTCAATGATTTGAAGGCACGAACGAAAATTACTCAAAATCCCGATGTTCTATTAAAATGACCCAATCATTGTTCAGACCGATACTTCACCGTTTACGGTTAACGGTTATCCAGTTAGTAATAGGCCTTATATTTTTACCCATTATCGGTAATCATCTGCTTTTTGCCAAAACGGCGGATAGAATTATTGCTGTAGTCGGTGAACAAATAATTTTAGCCAGTGAAGTCAACGAAGCCGTTGAATTTATGAAATTAATGACGCCAACTTTAGCATCCGATTCGCAATTAGTGCACCAAATTTTAGATGAATTAATTAAAAGTCGGTTACTTTTAGAAGAAGCCAAACGAGAAACCGTTGAAGTATCGAGACAAGAAATTGAGGAAGAAGTCGAACGGAATATCCAAGCCCTAAAGCGCCGTTTTGATGATGATACCGCTTATCAACAAGCATTAGAAAAAGAAGGTATTACGGAACGAAAATTACGAGAACGGTATCGGGATGATATTAAAAAAAGATTGATTAGCCAAAAGTTATTAGCCAAAAAGGGGTTAACCAATATTAATATTACGCCGATTGAAGTCCAGAATTTTTATCATCAGCACAAAGACTCAATTGCACGAAGCCCGGGTCGGGTCGAACTGGCGCATATTCTATTTATGATAAAACCATCGCAATCTGCAGAACAAGCCTTACAGAATCGTGTTAGCGAAATCTATGATATTCTCTTACGCGGTGGTGATTTTGAAGAAGTTGCCCAAAGTTTTTCTGATGATAAGGCAACGAAAAATCGCGGGGGCTATTTAGGTATGGTCGAACTTGAGAATTTACAGCCAGAAATTCAAGTAGTTGTCAAAAACTTAAAACCCAATGAGATTTCTATGCCCGCACGCAGTCGTTATGGTTATGAAATATTTAAGTGCCTTAGCCGAAGAGGAAATAAGATTGAATTACGACACATTCTAATCGCAGTTAATTTAACAAAGCGCGATACACTAAACACCAAAAAAACTGCTGAACAAGTGCGTGCCTTAGCCTTAAAAGGCATTAGTTTTGATTCTTTAGCCAAACTGTATTCTGATGACCCGATGACCAAAGATAGTAGTGGTTATTTAGGCGAATTTCTCTTATCCGGCTTGCAAGAACCCTATCGCACTGCAGTAGCAAAACTAAAAGCCGGCGAAATCTCAGAACCCGTGTTATCAGAACATGGCTACCATTTGATAAAAGTTCTCAACAAAGAAGAAGAAAGAATCTTGAGTTTAGAGGACCTTCAAGACGAAATCAGAAATTATCTTTTTGAAGCAAAACTGAAAGAACGGCTTCAGGAGTATCTTACCAAAATTGCTAATCGCACTTATATTAAGAAATATCTTTAGTCATTCGGTAACTGATAAGGCTGTAACTTCTAAAAATTAATATTTTTGAGACGAATGAATTTTCCGCAGGGAAATAAAGAATCAAAACTTAATAATCCTTCAA
This genomic window contains:
- a CDS encoding peptidylprolyl isomerase → MTQSLFRPILHRLRLTVIQLVIGLIFLPIIGNHLLFAKTADRIIAVVGEQIILASEVNEAVEFMKLMTPTLASDSQLVHQILDELIKSRLLLEEAKRETVEVSRQEIEEEVERNIQALKRRFDDDTAYQQALEKEGITERKLRERYRDDIKKRLISQKLLAKKGLTNINITPIEVQNFYHQHKDSIARSPGRVELAHILFMIKPSQSAEQALQNRVSEIYDILLRGGDFEEVAQSFSDDKATKNRGGYLGMVELENLQPEIQVVVKNLKPNEISMPARSRYGYEIFKCLSRRGNKIELRHILIAVNLTKRDTLNTKKTAEQVRALALKGISFDSLAKLYSDDPMTKDSSGYLGEFLLSGLQEPYRTAVAKLKAGEISEPVLSEHGYHLIKVLNKEEERILSLEDLQDEIRNYLFEAKLKERLQEYLTKIANRTYIKKYL